One window of the Rhizobiaceae bacterium genome contains the following:
- a CDS encoding type VI secretion system tube protein Hcp, whose product MPELIRFDGIEGEGKITGFEGWIDISSWSFGVSHPTSGVPGGGYSADKAHFQDINITKFADKASATLLKNMTFGTHFPTVEIVSLKTTGETIEKYLHFELEKVLVTSVQQSGGGSGVPMESVSMSYKVVKFKHQPQSETGVLDAEAVYGIDLETYTESV is encoded by the coding sequence ATGCCGGAACTTATTCGTTTCGATGGTATCGAAGGCGAGGGTAAGATTACAGGATTCGAGGGCTGGATCGATATCAGCAGCTGGTCCTTCGGGGTGAGCCATCCGACCTCCGGCGTGCCGGGAGGTGGCTATTCGGCGGACAAGGCGCATTTCCAGGATATCAACATCACGAAGTTCGCCGACAAGGCCAGCGCCACCCTGTTGAAGAACATGACGTTCGGCACGCACTTCCCGACCGTCGAGATCGTTTCCCTGAAGACGACGGGCGAGACGATCGAGAAATATCTCCATTTCGAACTCGAGAAGGTGCTCGTCACCAGCGTGCAGCAGAGCGGCGGCGGCTCCGGTGTTCCAATGGAGTCGGTCTCGATGTCCTACAAGGTGGTGAAGTTCAAGCATCAGCCGCAATCCGAGACCGGCGTGCTGGACGCGGAGGCCGTCTACGGCATTGATCTCGAAACCTATACGGAGTCGGTGTAG
- a CDS encoding GPW/gp25 family protein — translation MSKKVRAPEYGAPLMSAFREAAAARDARKRMVQTVAGERIVPGRHSSQRKGDEASLKRDLSVDLVALLNTIELGASVDLDGLDNVRRSIINYGLRDIGRLTSEDRRVDQIKDDLRTALMQFEPRLNPETIQIERNDNEDSDQRIRFFVAVEMFCKPTDVSVDFVADLDVGSGKISLSRLPEAI, via the coding sequence ATGAGCAAGAAGGTTCGCGCACCGGAATACGGTGCGCCCCTCATGTCGGCGTTCCGCGAAGCGGCTGCCGCGCGGGACGCGCGCAAGCGCATGGTGCAGACGGTGGCGGGCGAACGCATCGTTCCGGGACGCCACTCGTCGCAGCGCAAGGGCGATGAAGCATCCTTGAAGCGCGATCTGTCCGTGGACCTGGTCGCGCTGCTCAACACGATCGAGCTCGGCGCTTCGGTGGACCTCGACGGGCTCGACAATGTGCGGCGCTCGATCATCAATTACGGTCTGCGCGACATCGGGCGTCTCACCAGCGAGGACAGGCGGGTCGACCAAATCAAGGACGATCTGCGCACCGCGCTCATGCAGTTCGAGCCGAGGCTCAATCCGGAGACGATCCAGATCGAGCGCAACGACAACGAGGACAGCGACCAGCGAATCCGGTTCTTCGTCGCGGTCGAGATGTTCTGCAAGCCGACGGACGTTTCCGTCGATTTCGTTGCCGATCTGGATGTCGGATCGGGCAAGATCAGCCTGTCGCGCCTGCCCGAGGCGATATGA
- the tagH gene encoding type VI secretion system-associated FHA domain protein TagH, with product MTITLTIDNIDSLPDGGPTRYQTRNRSFEIGREQHLDWTLPDPGRYISGRHCEIRYENDGYWLYDISTNGVFVNGSSQRVKSPYRLENGERLAIGHYIINVAIEHEQRTAEAERPAASPAPPPAGGDIWSLDAPAPSPVDRREFLPPAAGRREADFSNQFLEFPDIQPPPPEPSRGASPWETPGTPPPPASKPARADPFVDPAAEASPPPFASPDETPPPVNPAAMRPMPGPVERPLPGVRIQPVSPAQAGASPPGRPATASRSGTEAVRFLDAFAAGAGISPDALRSRDPDQLAQEIGEAIRLTVDNLRQLLKARAAAKAMTKSASRTMISASDNNPLKFVPGTAEAIEVMFAHNRPGYLHAARSVEDGFGDLKRHELATYAAMQKALSRLMDEFAPETFEQKAAGGAFASKKSRAWDLFAAKWTERNAGENGLLDVFLTYFAEAYDEAAGKQQASRS from the coding sequence ATGACGATTACGCTCACCATCGATAACATCGATTCGCTGCCGGACGGCGGCCCGACGCGCTACCAGACGCGCAACCGCAGCTTCGAGATCGGACGCGAACAGCATCTCGACTGGACGCTGCCCGATCCGGGCCGCTACATTTCCGGCCGCCATTGCGAAATCCGCTACGAGAACGATGGCTACTGGCTCTACGACATTTCGACCAACGGCGTTTTCGTCAACGGCTCCTCGCAGCGGGTGAAGAGCCCGTACAGGCTGGAAAACGGCGAGCGCCTGGCGATCGGCCACTACATCATCAATGTGGCGATCGAACACGAGCAGCGTACGGCGGAGGCGGAGAGGCCGGCCGCCTCGCCTGCGCCGCCGCCTGCCGGCGGCGACATATGGAGCCTCGACGCGCCGGCGCCCTCGCCGGTCGATCGCCGCGAATTCCTGCCCCCGGCAGCAGGCCGCCGGGAGGCGGATTTCTCCAACCAGTTCCTGGAATTTCCCGACATCCAGCCGCCTCCGCCCGAACCGTCGCGCGGCGCATCGCCATGGGAGACGCCCGGCACGCCCCCGCCGCCCGCATCGAAGCCGGCGCGGGCGGATCCGTTCGTCGATCCCGCGGCCGAGGCATCGCCGCCTCCATTCGCCTCGCCGGACGAAACGCCGCCACCGGTCAATCCGGCGGCCATGCGGCCGATGCCCGGGCCCGTCGAGCGCCCGCTGCCGGGCGTGCGCATACAGCCTGTCTCTCCGGCGCAGGCAGGCGCGTCACCCCCCGGCAGGCCTGCAACGGCATCGAGATCGGGCACGGAAGCGGTTCGGTTTCTCGACGCCTTCGCAGCCGGAGCCGGCATTTCGCCGGACGCCCTGCGCAGCCGCGATCCCGACCAGCTCGCACAAGAGATCGGCGAGGCGATCCGCCTGACGGTCGACAATCTGCGGCAATTGCTGAAAGCGCGCGCGGCCGCGAAAGCCATGACCAAGAGCGCCAGCCGCACCATGATCAGCGCCTCCGACAACAATCCGCTGAAATTCGTTCCGGGCACGGCGGAGGCCATAGAGGTCATGTTCGCGCACAACCGCCCCGGATATCTTCACGCGGCGCGCAGCGTCGAAGACGGTTTCGGCGATCTGAAACGACATGAACTGGCGACCTACGCCGCCATGCAGAAGGCCCTGTCGAGGCTGATGGACGAATTCGCCCCGGAAACGTTCGAGCAGAAAGCCGCCGGCGGCGCCTTCGCCTCGAAGAAGAGCCGCGCCTGGGACCTTTTCGCGGCGAAATGGACGGAACGGAACGCAGGCGAGAACGGTCTGCTCGACGTGTTCCTCACCTATTTCGCCGAAGCCTACGACGAGGCCGCCGGCAAACAGCAGGCGAGCCGGTCCTGA
- a CDS encoding type VI secretion system ImpA family N-terminal domain-containing protein produces the protein MRFDKIATPISAEEPCGPDLDEEGDDAYLNYVLSAAGRIPESFYQRDPNAPLNNARYVPFDRTKIDLKTETKAIAALLGRTLDLRLLTLDARFHCLAGQIVGFCEDLQAMALLVDRHWDGVHPRGVDGDFTMRQNTLSGLDDQSSVLLPLGYAPLVVSRKSGGVSLRDHLIANGTLTARPDDRKIDASDILDAFQSPDARPAVEELHGAVTGALDALDTMYAKFVTEAGNEFSPSYTNLAATLGQIRELIETANPDMVAAAPGEEAEPVPVAEDAGEASHQQAISVPASALALPDHAAASAALLAVEQYFAHAEPSSPALILIHQARMLVGKPLVEALEILMPDAAAKAVITFTGGPAFRLDMGKMKALTGRAINGGAVSDGEGQTQSFSVASRHEAEALIASVDMFFKAREPSSPIPMLIGRARTYLNRDFATILADLIKPEAQAPPASAAPKTN, from the coding sequence ATGCGGTTTGACAAGATTGCGACGCCGATTTCCGCGGAGGAGCCCTGCGGTCCCGACCTCGATGAGGAAGGCGACGACGCCTATCTCAATTACGTGCTCTCGGCGGCGGGCCGCATTCCCGAGAGCTTCTACCAGCGCGATCCCAACGCGCCGCTGAACAATGCGCGATACGTGCCGTTCGACCGGACGAAGATCGATTTGAAAACCGAGACGAAGGCGATTGCGGCCTTGCTGGGGAGGACGCTCGACCTGCGCCTTCTCACGCTGGACGCACGCTTCCATTGCCTGGCCGGCCAGATCGTCGGCTTCTGCGAGGATTTGCAGGCCATGGCCCTGCTGGTGGACCGGCATTGGGACGGCGTCCATCCGCGCGGCGTGGACGGCGATTTCACCATGCGCCAGAACACGTTGTCGGGGCTCGACGATCAATCTTCCGTGTTGCTGCCGCTCGGCTACGCGCCGCTGGTCGTCAGCCGCAAATCGGGCGGCGTCAGCCTGCGCGACCATCTCATCGCCAATGGCACGCTGACAGCCCGTCCCGATGACCGCAAGATCGACGCGTCCGACATTCTTGACGCGTTCCAGAGCCCCGATGCGCGTCCCGCCGTCGAGGAATTGCATGGCGCCGTGACCGGCGCGCTCGACGCGCTGGACACGATGTACGCGAAATTCGTGACCGAGGCGGGCAACGAGTTCAGCCCCAGCTACACCAACCTCGCCGCGACGCTCGGTCAAATCCGGGAACTGATCGAAACCGCGAACCCCGACATGGTGGCCGCTGCGCCCGGCGAAGAGGCGGAACCCGTCCCGGTTGCCGAGGACGCCGGAGAAGCGTCTCACCAGCAGGCCATCTCCGTGCCGGCATCTGCGCTGGCGTTGCCCGACCACGCTGCGGCGAGCGCGGCGCTGCTGGCGGTCGAGCAGTATTTCGCCCATGCCGAACCGTCATCGCCCGCGCTGATCCTGATCCATCAGGCGCGCATGCTGGTCGGCAAACCGCTCGTCGAGGCGCTGGAGATCCTGATGCCGGACGCGGCGGCGAAGGCCGTGATCACTTTTACCGGCGGTCCGGCCTTCAGGCTCGACATGGGCAAGATGAAGGCGCTGACCGGCCGGGCGATCAATGGCGGCGCCGTATCCGACGGCGAGGGGCAGACCCAGTCATTCTCCGTGGCGTCCCGGCATGAGGCGGAGGCGCTGATCGCAAGCGTCGACATGTTCTTCAAGGCCAGGGAGCCCTCAAGTCCAATTCCCATGCTTATCGGCAGGGCACGGACTTATCTCAATAGAGATTTCGCGACGATACTGGCGGATCTAATAAAACCGGAGGCGCAGGCGCCACCTGCGTCCGCCGCGCCGAAAACGAATTGA
- a CDS encoding OmpA family protein, giving the protein MRVLTVFLLLTGALGVTPGFAQQAQSSEDIIKFFGQAADLGASRGICVGTEEECKSKNAAATSAAQAGLDMLINFDLDSAELTPDARAKLAEFAKALQDNRLKSHSFLVEGYTDASGAASYNEGLSQRRAQSVSAFLLANGIEANRLTAIGKGESDPRVANPYDPVNRRVEMRLQLQ; this is encoded by the coding sequence ATGCGCGTGCTAACCGTTTTTCTGCTGCTCACCGGCGCGTTGGGCGTTACGCCCGGCTTTGCCCAGCAGGCGCAGTCGTCTGAAGATATCATCAAGTTCTTCGGTCAGGCGGCCGATCTTGGTGCATCCCGCGGCATCTGCGTCGGCACGGAAGAAGAATGCAAGTCCAAGAACGCCGCTGCGACGAGCGCGGCGCAGGCGGGACTCGATATGTTGATCAACTTCGATCTGGACTCCGCCGAGCTGACACCCGATGCGCGCGCCAAGCTGGCGGAATTCGCCAAGGCGCTGCAGGACAATCGTCTGAAATCGCATTCCTTCCTCGTGGAAGGCTATACGGACGCGTCGGGCGCGGCGAGCTACAATGAAGGACTTTCCCAGCGACGGGCTCAATCGGTGAGTGCGTTTCTGCTGGCGAACGGCATCGAGGCCAACAGGCTGACGGCGATCGGGAAGGGCGAAAGCGATCCGCGTGTCGCCAATCCCTACGACCCCGTCAACCGGAGGGTGGAGATGCGGCTGCAATTGCAGTAG
- the tssB gene encoding type VI secretion system contractile sheath small subunit, whose product MSSDSGQKFIKRNRPPRVQIAYEDPYDANKMVELPFVMGIMADLSGNSSKVEKPPVSQRKFSNVDMDNFEDYLESVEPAVTYRVANRLSGSEKEQMGINLTFKKMEDFSPAGVAKQVPALKALLDARNQLANLQRYMDGKAAAEDQLKKLLSSPEMMQALNERRAQSASAGNGGDDDAAET is encoded by the coding sequence ATGTCTTCCGACAGCGGACAGAAATTCATCAAGCGCAATCGTCCTCCCCGCGTACAGATCGCATACGAAGATCCTTACGACGCCAACAAGATGGTTGAGCTGCCTTTTGTGATGGGCATCATGGCCGATCTTTCCGGCAACAGTTCCAAGGTCGAGAAGCCGCCGGTCTCCCAGCGCAAGTTCTCCAATGTCGATATGGACAATTTCGAGGACTATCTCGAAAGCGTAGAGCCCGCGGTGACGTACCGCGTCGCCAACCGGCTGAGCGGTTCCGAGAAGGAGCAGATGGGCATCAATCTGACCTTCAAGAAGATGGAGGACTTTTCGCCGGCGGGCGTGGCGAAGCAGGTTCCGGCGCTGAAGGCCCTGCTCGACGCGCGCAACCAGCTCGCGAACCTGCAGCGCTACATGGACGGCAAGGCCGCGGCGGAGGACCAGCTCAAGAAGCTCCTGTCCAGCCCGGAAATGATGCAGGCCCTCAACGAACGGCGCGCGCAGAGTGCGTCGGCGGGGAACGGCGGAGACGACGACGCCGCCGAGACGTGA
- the tssF gene encoding type VI secretion system baseplate subunit TssF, translating into MNREFLESFEQELKFFYEHAKEYGEEFPGVADRLGGLAENTMDPGLQALFQGSAFMAARVQLKLRSEFAEFTSALLDQLVPGYLAPIPSALLVQAAPPFNDKNLADGRSFPAGSYLDAVYVERDRRVSCRYRLAAPLTVWPVHLEAAHYHASAAPLQALGLETAPGTAAGLRLTFRRRTMKLEDDKPGAADPGAPVNELPIDVLPVHLVGSSVDTTALYEQLFAHCSRITFRYLDAFGDPRFVAAPPDMLRQIGFEENEPLFGHDDRVFTGFALLRDFFVFPQKFTGFRLENLRKALATIAAPAFDMLFEFDSAVSRLASVVNPSLFSLYAAPAANLFEMQCARVPVSTREHEHHVIPDRSRWLDFEAHRIVDVFAHYSGEREKVPVFPLYSLPAGGMRVDDAIFYTARRMPRRETAQERRFGQRSNYVGTEMFISLREPAGIDAERRIHELSVRALVSNRHLTEHLPVGESGADFFLIDDTALPLRCVAGPTPPRESLVAAQWRQRGGMRSGEVAWALINILSLNHLGLVDRNPQDRAAGLKELLALFADLSDVVTERRIRGIQGISSRPIVRRIRQENGFNAARGIEVTVTFDERAFEGAGIMLIGAVLDRFFAEYAAINTFTQTVIESQQRGVVKRWPPRSGLGRLL; encoded by the coding sequence ATGAATCGCGAGTTCCTCGAAAGCTTCGAGCAGGAGCTCAAGTTCTTTTACGAGCATGCGAAGGAGTATGGAGAGGAGTTCCCGGGCGTAGCGGACAGGCTCGGGGGGTTGGCGGAAAACACCATGGACCCCGGTCTGCAGGCGCTGTTCCAGGGCAGCGCCTTCATGGCCGCCCGGGTGCAGCTCAAGCTCCGCAGCGAGTTCGCGGAATTCACGTCCGCACTTCTCGACCAACTCGTGCCGGGCTATCTGGCGCCGATCCCCTCGGCATTGCTCGTTCAGGCCGCGCCACCCTTCAACGACAAGAATCTCGCGGACGGACGCAGCTTCCCCGCCGGCTCATATCTGGACGCCGTCTATGTCGAGCGGGACCGCCGCGTGTCCTGCCGCTATCGCCTTGCCGCGCCCCTGACGGTATGGCCGGTGCATCTGGAGGCGGCGCATTACCATGCTTCCGCAGCACCATTGCAGGCGTTGGGCCTCGAGACCGCACCCGGCACCGCCGCCGGTCTCAGGCTGACCTTCCGCCGCCGCACGATGAAGCTGGAGGACGACAAGCCCGGGGCGGCCGATCCCGGCGCGCCGGTCAACGAACTGCCGATCGACGTGCTGCCGGTTCATCTGGTGGGCTCCAGCGTCGACACGACGGCGCTCTACGAGCAGCTTTTCGCGCATTGCAGCCGGATCACGTTCCGCTATCTCGACGCGTTCGGCGATCCGCGCTTCGTCGCCGCGCCGCCGGACATGTTGCGGCAGATCGGCTTCGAGGAAAACGAACCCCTGTTCGGGCATGACGACCGTGTGTTCACCGGTTTCGCCCTGCTGCGCGATTTCTTCGTGTTCCCACAGAAGTTCACGGGCTTTCGCCTGGAAAATCTGCGCAAGGCGCTTGCGACCATCGCTGCGCCGGCTTTCGACATGCTGTTCGAGTTCGACAGCGCGGTCTCCCGGCTTGCTTCCGTGGTCAATCCCTCGCTTTTTTCGCTTTATGCAGCGCCCGCCGCGAACCTGTTCGAGATGCAGTGCGCTCGGGTGCCGGTGTCGACGCGCGAGCATGAGCACCACGTCATTCCGGATCGCAGCCGCTGGCTCGATTTCGAGGCGCATCGCATCGTCGATGTGTTCGCCCATTACAGCGGCGAGCGGGAGAAGGTGCCGGTGTTTCCGCTCTACAGCCTGCCGGCCGGGGGCATGCGCGTCGACGACGCGATCTTCTACACCGCCCGCCGGATGCCGCGCCGCGAGACGGCGCAGGAACGCCGCTTCGGGCAGCGCAGCAATTATGTCGGCACGGAGATGTTCATCTCGCTGCGCGAGCCGGCCGGCATCGATGCGGAGCGGCGAATCCACGAACTCAGCGTGCGCGCGCTGGTGTCGAACCGGCACCTGACCGAGCATCTGCCGGTCGGCGAATCCGGCGCGGATTTCTTCCTGATCGACGATACGGCGCTGCCGCTGCGTTGCGTCGCGGGTCCGACGCCGCCGCGGGAATCGCTGGTTGCGGCGCAATGGCGGCAACGCGGCGGCATGCGGTCCGGCGAAGTCGCGTGGGCGCTCATCAATATCCTGTCGCTCAACCATCTCGGCCTCGTCGACCGCAATCCGCAGGACCGGGCAGCGGGGCTGAAGGAATTGCTGGCGCTCTTCGCCGACCTTTCCGATGTGGTGACGGAGCGGCGCATCCGCGGCATCCAGGGCATCTCCTCCCGGCCGATCGTCCGCCGCATCCGCCAGGAGAACGGGTTCAACGCGGCGCGCGGCATCGAGGTCACGGTGACGTTCGACGAGCGGGCCTTCGAGGGTGCCGGCATCATGCTGATCGGCGCGGTGCTCGACCGCTTCTTCGCAGAATATGCCGCGATCAACACCTTCACCCAGACAGTGATCGAATCGCAGCAGCGCGGCGTGGTGAAGCGCTGGCCGCCCCGTTCCGGCCTCGGGCGGCTGCTATGA
- the vgrG gene encoding type VI secretion system tip protein VgrG has product MASPYKQDRGLCEFHTPLGEDELVVRRFEAVEGISELFEYRVDAISHGKEPDFDKIIGRNCTVVLKSSKDDKRYFDGILTEVELVGIEDRDFIYRLVLRPWLWLLSKRTNCLIFHEKTAPEIIDMIFRENADFAHAQQKLEDDYPVKEYCVQYRESDMDFVCRLMEEAGISYHFVHEKGRHTLVMGDSMAAYKDVPRSRRRFVPTEQRHWRDAEHFNVWRPGRRFTAGKATLEEYDFKKPTASLRSEKTKSNKHAAGELELFDYPGKYTKQKDGDKLVNWRLEREQAIDRHVFSTGTCMTCEPGQLVTLTDHPGAEHNQQYLILRAIHSFESHHYGSTASDLGDGYTVSHELMSSKRPYAPPPVTPMPRVHGPQTATVVGDGEIDCDEYGRILVRFHWDRADDQSMRVRVGQVWAGQKWGGIFTPRVGMEVIVDHLEGDPDQPIVIGTVYNKENMPPYDLPGERNKSGWKSQSTPNAPAGYNEIMMDDSVGDELVQVHAQKDLDTVVEQEETRKVGLNRTTNVQVNDTLDVGVQLAMSANVQISLTCGASSIVMTPASISISSPVINITAQAALNVNSGVAMNVQTGVALNVQAGVAIQAMSGVATSSIAGVVNELKSPIIKITGIPIITPV; this is encoded by the coding sequence ATGGCCAGCCCGTACAAGCAGGACCGCGGCCTTTGCGAGTTCCATACGCCGCTGGGCGAGGACGAGCTCGTCGTCCGGCGCTTCGAGGCTGTCGAGGGGATCAGCGAGCTCTTCGAATATCGCGTCGACGCCATAAGCCATGGCAAGGAGCCCGACTTCGACAAGATCATCGGCCGCAACTGCACCGTCGTCCTGAAGTCGTCAAAGGACGACAAGCGCTATTTCGACGGCATACTGACCGAGGTGGAGCTCGTCGGCATCGAGGACCGGGATTTCATCTACAGGCTGGTCCTGCGGCCGTGGCTATGGCTGCTTTCCAAGCGCACGAACTGCCTGATCTTCCATGAGAAGACCGCGCCGGAGATCATCGACATGATCTTCAGGGAAAACGCCGATTTCGCCCATGCGCAGCAGAAACTGGAGGACGACTATCCGGTCAAGGAATACTGCGTCCAGTATCGCGAGAGCGACATGGATTTCGTCTGCCGGCTGATGGAAGAGGCCGGAATCAGCTACCACTTCGTCCACGAGAAGGGCAGGCATACGCTCGTCATGGGCGACAGCATGGCGGCGTACAAGGATGTGCCCCGCTCGCGCCGACGTTTCGTGCCGACCGAGCAGCGGCACTGGCGCGACGCCGAGCATTTCAACGTCTGGCGGCCCGGGCGGCGCTTCACCGCGGGCAAGGCGACGCTGGAGGAATACGACTTCAAGAAGCCGACCGCCTCCCTGCGCAGCGAAAAGACGAAGTCCAACAAGCATGCCGCCGGCGAGCTGGAACTCTTCGACTATCCGGGGAAGTACACGAAGCAGAAGGACGGCGACAAGCTGGTCAACTGGAGGCTGGAACGCGAGCAGGCCATTGACAGGCACGTGTTCTCGACCGGCACCTGCATGACCTGCGAGCCCGGCCAGCTGGTGACGCTCACCGATCATCCCGGCGCGGAACACAACCAGCAATATCTCATCCTGCGCGCCATCCACTCCTTCGAATCCCATCACTACGGCAGCACCGCCAGCGATCTGGGCGACGGCTATACGGTCAGCCATGAGCTGATGTCGTCGAAGCGGCCCTACGCCCCCCCGCCCGTCACGCCGATGCCGCGCGTCCATGGCCCGCAGACCGCGACCGTGGTCGGCGACGGGGAGATCGACTGCGACGAGTATGGCCGCATCCTCGTGCGCTTCCACTGGGACCGCGCCGACGACCAGTCGATGCGCGTTCGGGTCGGCCAGGTCTGGGCCGGGCAGAAATGGGGCGGCATCTTCACGCCGCGCGTCGGCATGGAGGTGATCGTCGACCATCTCGAGGGCGACCCCGACCAGCCCATCGTCATCGGCACCGTCTACAACAAGGAGAACATGCCGCCCTACGATCTCCCCGGGGAGAGGAACAAGTCGGGGTGGAAATCCCAATCCACGCCGAATGCGCCGGCCGGCTACAACGAGATCATGATGGACGACAGCGTGGGCGACGAACTCGTCCAGGTCCACGCCCAGAAGGATCTCGACACCGTGGTCGAGCAGGAGGAGACGCGAAAGGTCGGCCTCAACCGCACCACCAACGTCCAGGTCAACGACACGCTCGACGTCGGCGTGCAGCTTGCCATGTCGGCCAACGTGCAGATCTCTCTCACCTGCGGCGCGAGCAGCATCGTCATGACGCCGGCCTCGATCAGCATTTCCTCGCCGGTGATCAACATCACCGCGCAGGCCGCGCTGAACGTGAACTCGGGCGTCGCCATGAACGTACAGACAGGCGTCGCGCTGAACGTCCAGGCCGGCGTCGCCATACAGGCCATGTCGGGCGTGGCGACCTCCAGCATCGCCGGCGTCGTCAACGAACTGAAGAGCCCGATCATCAAGATCACCGGCATACCGATCATCACACCCGTCTGA
- the tssC gene encoding type VI secretion system contractile sheath large subunit, with protein MAVATEVQRESASTATTVVDADEFTGLLKQSFRPRSERAATEVENAVSTLIQQALADSSLIKEDVLDTIDEMIARLDEKLTAQVNEIIHAEEFQKIESAWRGLHYLVYNSETDATLKLRVMNISKTELYRDLRLYPDAKWDQSPLFKSLYEYEYGQLGGEPYGCIVGDYHFDHSAVDISLLRSLGKIAAAAHAPFIAGAAPTLLGMDSWTELTNPRDLSKIFETPDYAAWKSLRDSENSRYVALCMPRVLSRLPYGAKSEPVEEFAFEEDTDGHKGEKYGWMNAAYAMAANINRAYKEYGWTVRIRGVQSGGEVINLPVHTFPTDDGGVDLKCPTEIAISDRREAELSKSGLLPLIHRKNTDKAAFIGAQSVYRPKKYDKEEATASDNLSSRIPYMFAVSRFAHYLKCMVRDQIGETKERDQLERWLQNWIVKYVDADPKNSSSIVKAKKPLAGAKVEVFEDEENPGYYGAKFYLRPHFQLEGMDIGLSLVSKLPGKAK; from the coding sequence ATGGCAGTGGCGACTGAAGTCCAACGCGAGAGCGCATCGACTGCTACGACGGTTGTGGATGCGGATGAGTTCACGGGTCTGCTGAAACAGAGCTTCAGGCCCCGAAGCGAGCGGGCGGCGACGGAGGTCGAGAACGCCGTCAGCACCTTGATCCAGCAGGCGCTGGCAGATTCCAGCCTCATCAAGGAGGACGTTCTCGACACGATCGACGAGATGATCGCCCGGCTCGACGAGAAGCTTACGGCGCAGGTCAACGAGATCATCCACGCCGAGGAGTTCCAGAAGATAGAGAGCGCCTGGCGAGGCCTTCATTATCTCGTCTACAATTCCGAGACGGACGCGACGCTCAAGCTGCGCGTCATGAACATCTCCAAGACCGAGTTGTACCGGGACCTCCGGCTGTATCCGGATGCGAAGTGGGATCAGAGCCCGCTGTTCAAATCGCTTTACGAATATGAATACGGACAGCTCGGCGGCGAGCCCTACGGCTGTATCGTCGGCGACTACCACTTCGATCATTCCGCCGTCGACATCAGCCTTCTGCGTTCGCTCGGCAAGATCGCGGCGGCCGCGCATGCGCCGTTCATCGCGGGCGCCGCGCCGACGTTGCTCGGCATGGATTCCTGGACCGAACTCACCAATCCGCGCGACCTCAGCAAGATTTTCGAGACGCCGGACTATGCGGCATGGAAGTCGCTGCGGGACTCGGAGAACTCCCGTTACGTCGCGCTGTGCATGCCTCGCGTGCTGTCGCGCCTGCCCTACGGCGCCAAGTCCGAGCCGGTGGAGGAGTTCGCCTTCGAGGAGGACACGGACGGCCACAAGGGCGAGAAATACGGCTGGATGAACGCGGCCTATGCGATGGCGGCCAACATCAATCGCGCCTACAAGGAATATGGATGGACGGTCCGCATACGCGGCGTCCAGTCGGGCGGCGAGGTCATCAACCTGCCGGTGCACACCTTCCCGACGGACGACGGTGGCGTCGACCTCAAATGTCCTACCGAGATTGCGATCAGCGACCGGCGCGAAGCCGAGCTGTCGAAATCCGGCCTGCTGCCGCTGATCCATCGCAAGAACACGGACAAGGCCGCCTTCATCGGCGCGCAGTCAGTCTATCGGCCGAAGAAGTACGACAAGGAGGAGGCGACCGCGTCCGACAATCTGTCGTCGCGCATCCCCTATATGTTCGCTGTGTCGCGTTTCGCGCATTATCTGAAATGCATGGTCCGCGACCAGATCGGCGAAACCAAGGAGCGGGATCAGCTGGAGCGCTGGCTGCAGAACTGGATCGTCAAATATGTCGACGCCGATCCAAAGAATTCGTCGAGCATCGTCAAGGCGAAGAAGCCGCTGGCGGGAGCCAAGGTCGAAGTCTTCGAGGATGAAGAGAATCCTGGATATTATGGTGCAAAATTTTACCTCCGTCCGCATTTCCAGCTGGAGGGCATGGATATCGGTTTGAGTCTCGTTTCAAAACTGCCGGGTAAGGCGAAGTAA